Proteins encoded by one window of Rubrobacter indicoceani:
- the zigA gene encoding zinc metallochaperone GTPase ZigA, with product MSGVVEGRLPVTVLSGFLGAGKTTLLNHMLANREGLRVAVIVNDMSEVNIDADLVASGSSLNRVDEKLVEMTNGCICCTLREDLLVEVARLARDGRFDYLLVESTGISEPLPVAETFTFPDEEGRSLSDLATLDTLVTVVDSLGFLREYEAADDLSARGLALSEEDDRTVTDLLVEQVEFANVIVLNKCDLISDSELSVLERAVRSLNPKARIIRSEFGVVPTDEVLGTGLFDFEEAAGAPGWLAELRGEHTPETEEYGISSFVFRSRRPFHPERLWELTKAEWTGVLRSKGFFWLASRRDVAFLWSQAGGILRFEPSGFWWASAPKSEWPEHGEDVEEILSVWDEEVGDRRQELVFIGRDMDREAMVGDLEDALLTDEELAFGETVWPYLEDPFPVWQFELQGPGVGQNRHDHH from the coding sequence ATGTCGGGTGTGGTGGAGGGACGGCTTCCGGTAACGGTCCTGTCGGGGTTTCTGGGTGCGGGCAAGACAACGCTCCTCAACCACATGCTGGCGAACCGCGAGGGTCTGCGGGTTGCGGTGATCGTCAACGACATGAGCGAGGTGAACATAGACGCGGACCTCGTGGCGAGCGGGTCGTCTTTAAACCGGGTGGATGAGAAGCTGGTGGAGATGACGAACGGCTGCATCTGCTGCACGCTGCGGGAGGATCTTCTCGTGGAGGTGGCGCGGCTGGCGAGGGATGGTCGCTTCGACTACCTGCTCGTCGAGTCGACGGGCATCTCGGAGCCGCTCCCGGTAGCCGAGACCTTCACCTTCCCGGACGAAGAGGGGAGGTCGCTCTCGGACCTCGCCACGCTCGATACGCTCGTGACCGTCGTGGATTCGCTGGGGTTTCTGCGGGAATACGAGGCGGCCGACGACCTTTCGGCGCGCGGGCTGGCGCTCTCGGAGGAGGACGACCGGACGGTTACGGACCTGCTTGTCGAGCAGGTCGAGTTCGCGAACGTCATCGTTCTGAACAAGTGCGACCTGATAAGCGACTCGGAACTTTCCGTTCTTGAAAGGGCCGTTCGGAGTCTCAACCCGAAAGCGAGGATCATTCGCTCGGAGTTCGGGGTCGTGCCGACGGATGAGGTGCTCGGAACGGGGCTGTTCGATTTCGAGGAGGCTGCGGGGGCGCCGGGCTGGCTGGCGGAGCTTCGCGGTGAGCATACGCCGGAGACGGAAGAGTACGGGATATCGAGCTTTGTCTTCCGGTCGCGCAGGCCGTTTCATCCCGAGCGGCTCTGGGAGCTTACAAAGGCCGAGTGGACGGGTGTGCTGCGCTCCAAAGGTTTCTTCTGGCTTGCCTCGAGGCGGGACGTGGCGTTTCTGTGGTCTCAGGCCGGTGGAATCCTGCGTTTCGAACCGTCCGGCTTCTGGTGGGCCTCCGCCCCGAAAAGCGAGTGGCCGGAACACGGAGAAGACGTGGAGGAGATCCTCTCCGTCTGGGACGAAGAGGTAGGCGACCGCAGGCAGGAGCTGGTCTTTATCGGGCGGGATATGGACCGCGAAGCGATGGTCGGCGACCTCGAAGACGCTCTGCTCACCGACGAGGAGCTTGCCTTCGGGGAGACGGTCTGGCCGTACCTGGAAGACCCGTTCCCGGTCTGGCAGTTCGAGTTGCAGGGGCCGGGCGTCGGACAGAACAGACACGACCACCACTAG
- a CDS encoding SufE family protein, translated as MSTPQRLEEIIEEFSGLPKEFKLPMLLEYSRKVPPLPEYLANNPDLLEQVHECQTPFFLAEEIDESGRVQIHFDAPQEAPTTRSFAGVVYEGLNGLRAEEILAVPDDFYTRMGLSEVVSPLRQRGISAILWRLKKRVRADLEARQAS; from the coding sequence ATGAGTACGCCGCAGAGACTAGAAGAAATAATAGAGGAGTTCAGCGGGTTACCGAAGGAGTTCAAGCTGCCGATGCTGCTTGAATACTCGAGAAAGGTTCCGCCGCTTCCGGAGTATCTGGCGAACAACCCGGATCTTCTGGAGCAGGTACACGAGTGTCAGACGCCGTTTTTTCTGGCCGAAGAGATAGACGAATCGGGGCGGGTTCAGATCCACTTCGACGCGCCGCAGGAGGCCCCGACGACGCGCAGTTTCGCCGGGGTCGTCTACGAGGGCCTGAACGGGCTTCGGGCGGAGGAGATCCTTGCCGTTCCGGACGATTTCTACACCCGCATGGGCCTGTCTGAGGTTGTATCGCCTTTAAGGCAGCGGGGGATTTCGGCCATACTCTGGCGGCTCAAGAAGCGCGTCCGGGCCGACCTCGAAGCCCGGCAGGCGAGCTAG
- the rpsN gene encoding 30S ribosomal protein S14 — translation MARKAKIAKNEQRRETVARYAKRRAELRAVVRSPGSTQEERLEAANALARLPRDSSPTRLRNRDQLDGRSRGYYRKFGLSRINLRNLAHEGKIPGLKKASW, via the coding sequence ATGGCTCGCAAGGCGAAGATAGCGAAAAACGAGCAGCGCAGGGAAACTGTGGCCCGCTACGCAAAACGGCGGGCGGAGTTGAGGGCCGTCGTGAGATCGCCCGGCTCCACACAGGAGGAGCGGCTGGAGGCGGCCAACGCCCTGGCGCGGCTACCGAGGGACTCGTCCCCCACCCGGCTGCGAAACCGAGATCAACTCGACGGCAGAAGCCGGGGTTACTACAGGAAGTTCGGCCTTTCGAGGATCAACTTGAGAAACCTCGCCCACGAAGGCAAAATCCCCGGCCTCAAAAAGGCGAGCTGGTAG
- the rpmB gene encoding 50S ribosomal protein L28, which produces MSRKCALTGKRPDFGNAVSHSQRKTRRVRNVNIQRRRVWVEDEKRWVRMNLSARVMKTLVKKGLRRFLKDEGLRLKDVI; this is translated from the coding sequence ATGTCGAGAAAATGCGCCCTGACGGGCAAGCGGCCGGATTTCGGGAACGCGGTGTCGCATTCGCAGCGCAAGACCCGGCGCGTGCGCAACGTCAACATCCAGCGCAGACGGGTCTGGGTCGAGGATGAGAAGCGGTGGGTACGCATGAACCTCTCGGCCCGCGTCATGAAGACGCTCGTAAAGAAGGGTCTCAGACGGTTCCTGAAGGACGAGGGTCTAAGGCTCAAGGACGTAATCTGA
- the rpmG gene encoding 50S ribosomal protein L33, whose translation MATKGGARVIVKLRSTESPHIYTTMKSRRNTPERIELRKYDPVVRRHVLYRETR comes from the coding sequence ATGGCGACGAAGGGCGGAGCGCGGGTGATCGTCAAACTGCGCAGCACGGAGAGTCCGCATATCTACACGACGATGAAGAGCAGGCGCAACACGCCGGAGCGAATAGAGCTTCGGAAATACGACCCCGTAGTTCGGCGGCACGTTCTGTACCGGGAGACAAGGTAG
- the yidD gene encoding membrane protein insertion efficiency factor YidD, whose amino-acid sequence MVATIEGYQRYISPLFPPSCRFTPSCSQYTLEAISKHGPLRGVLLGGWRLLRCNPFGKGGHDPVP is encoded by the coding sequence ATGGTAGCGACGATCGAGGGTTACCAGCGGTATATTTCGCCATTGTTTCCGCCTTCGTGCCGGTTTACGCCGTCGTGTTCGCAGTACACGCTGGAGGCTATATCTAAGCACGGGCCACTTCGGGGGGTTCTGCTCGGGGGGTGGCGGTTGCTCAGGTGCAACCCGTTCGGCAAGGGTGGGCACGATCCGGTGCCGTGA
- a CDS encoding Fur family transcriptional regulator, producing MAVKRKTRQRDAIFGAIRGADGPLSVAEIHELAGRAIPGLGIATVYRNVRSLRDEGAITAVELPGEDPRYEPSGRGHHHHFRCTDCERTFDLEGCPVGVERGATLPGGYRVDGHSLTFYGSCEDCNRV from the coding sequence ATGGCGGTAAAGCGAAAGACGCGTCAGAGGGACGCCATATTCGGTGCGATAAGGGGCGCGGACGGGCCGCTTTCGGTGGCGGAGATCCACGAGCTGGCCGGAAGGGCGATACCGGGGCTGGGCATAGCGACCGTGTACCGGAACGTCAGGAGCCTGCGCGATGAGGGCGCGATCACGGCGGTCGAGCTACCGGGTGAAGATCCGCGCTACGAGCCGTCCGGGCGGGGCCATCACCATCACTTCCGGTGTACCGACTGCGAGCGGACCTTTGATCTGGAAGGTTGTCCGGTCGGGGTGGAGCGGGGTGCGACGTTGCCGGGTGGATACCGGGTGGACGGACACAGCCTCACCTTCTACGGCAGTTGTGAGGACTGCAACCGGGTCTAG
- a CDS encoding rhomboid family intramembrane serine protease, giving the protein MQTQSLPVTFSLIAACVVVYVGIALSSVPATPLNIGLISQPSGALSAGALVPALVSGGEVWRIASSMFLHSGLVHILMNMVSLFFLGSFVEPLFGRARFLALYLLSGLSGGVAYLYFGGFDTPAVGASGAIFGLLGGIFGYALRERSFSWSNPVIRQLLILLAINLYIGFSIPNVSNTAHLGGLAGGALFGLLIAPAVSQSAKRRKSFVPVAAVLLAEVALIALWLIVFAEA; this is encoded by the coding sequence TTGCAGACCCAGAGCCTCCCCGTAACGTTCTCGCTTATAGCGGCCTGCGTGGTCGTCTACGTGGGCATCGCTCTCTCAAGCGTTCCGGCCACGCCGCTGAACATCGGCCTGATCTCACAACCTTCCGGCGCGCTCTCTGCGGGCGCGCTCGTCCCGGCTCTGGTCTCCGGAGGCGAGGTGTGGCGGATAGCATCGAGCATGTTCCTGCACTCGGGGCTCGTACACATCCTGATGAACATGGTTTCGCTGTTCTTTCTCGGGTCTTTTGTGGAGCCGCTCTTCGGCCGGGCGCGGTTCCTGGCGCTCTACCTGCTGAGCGGGCTCTCCGGCGGGGTGGCGTACCTGTACTTCGGTGGCTTCGACACGCCGGCCGTGGGCGCTTCGGGGGCGATCTTCGGCCTGCTCGGCGGGATCTTCGGCTACGCTCTGCGCGAGAGGTCGTTCTCCTGGAGCAACCCCGTGATCCGGCAACTCCTGATCCTGCTGGCGATCAACCTCTACATCGGGTTCTCTATCCCGAACGTGAGCAACACGGCCCACCTCGGCGGGCTCGCGGGCGGCGCGCTGTTCGGGTTGCTGATCGCCCCCGCCGTCAGCCAGAGCGCGAAACGCCGCAAGTCGTTTGTCCCGGTCGCGGCGGTACTCCTGGCAGAGGTCGCCCTTATCGCTCTGTGGCTGATCGTTTTCGCAGAGGCCTAG
- a CDS encoding deoxyribonuclease IV, producing the protein MNTAGNLPEENNEKSLRRSPVGRHLPTSGGLSGTLEKAEAQGCEALQIFVSNPQGWAEAAPRPDAWEFRSGVRRLGISPVVVHAKYLINLAATDVSQYERSVRTLASEMLAAGALGAEIVVVHSGSHGNDTPENGEERLVRGLSDAREAAELGVEEAREAFGYGDLVPAEAVVENSCGAGTQLLSDLDSLSRVLRRADARCCLDTAHAFVAGHDISQPESAGEFAASVREKLEERVAVIHFNDARNELGSHRDGHARIGEGQVPVETWTEFLGGVRGVPVVMETPYDTPEVDAEQVGLAKKLAGGLRLERGRI; encoded by the coding sequence TTGAATACAGCCGGTAACCTGCCCGAAGAAAACAACGAAAAAAGCCTCCGCCGGAGTCCGGTCGGGCGTCATCTGCCGACCTCCGGCGGCCTCTCGGGAACGCTTGAAAAGGCCGAGGCCCAGGGTTGCGAGGCGTTGCAGATCTTTGTCTCGAACCCTCAGGGGTGGGCCGAGGCCGCGCCCAGACCGGACGCTTGGGAGTTTCGCTCGGGCGTGCGGAGGCTCGGGATATCCCCGGTCGTGGTTCACGCCAAGTACCTTATAAACCTTGCCGCCACCGATGTGTCCCAGTACGAGAGGTCCGTACGGACGCTCGCTTCGGAGATGCTCGCCGCCGGTGCGCTCGGGGCCGAGATCGTCGTGGTCCACTCCGGCAGCCACGGCAACGACACCCCCGAAAACGGTGAAGAACGGCTCGTTCGCGGCCTCTCAGATGCGCGGGAAGCCGCCGAACTAGGCGTCGAAGAGGCCCGGGAGGCCTTCGGGTACGGCGACCTCGTACCGGCGGAGGCGGTCGTGGAGAACTCCTGCGGCGCGGGGACGCAGCTTCTCTCGGACCTTGATTCCCTGTCGCGGGTTCTGCGCCGGGCCGACGCCCGCTGCTGCCTCGACACCGCCCACGCCTTTGTGGCCGGACACGATATCTCGCAACCGGAGTCGGCCGGGGAATTCGCCGCGAGCGTCCGGGAGAAGCTCGAAGAGCGGGTCGCCGTCATACACTTCAACGACGCCAGAAACGAACTCGGCAGCCACCGCGACGGCCACGCCCGGATAGGCGAGGGGCAGGTTCCGGTGGAGACCTGGACGGAGTTCCTCGGTGGAGTCCGGGGTGTTCCGGTCGTCATGGAGACCCCGTACGATACGCCCGAAGTGGATGCCGAGCAGGTCGGGCTCGCTAAAAAGCTCGCCGGCGGGTTGCGTCTGGAGCGTGGCAGGATATAA
- a CDS encoding helix-turn-helix domain-containing protein — MTTIEISPGNQKKPENAGDLLTAIGDTIRTERTERGLTLKQVSEGAHVSVSYLAEIERGEKDPSSRVLENVSEGLGMEISELLTRIAVSLEPAQVVSVADSLAA; from the coding sequence GTGACTACTATCGAGATATCACCCGGCAATCAGAAAAAGCCCGAGAACGCGGGTGATCTGCTCACCGCCATCGGGGATACCATCCGCACCGAGCGCACCGAGCGCGGCCTGACGCTCAAGCAGGTCTCCGAAGGGGCACACGTCTCCGTCTCCTATCTCGCCGAGATAGAGCGCGGCGAGAAAGACCCGTCTTCGCGCGTTCTGGAGAACGTCTCTGAAGGTCTCGGGATGGAGATCAGCGAGCTCCTCACCCGCATCGCGGTCTCGCTGGAACCGGCTCAGGTTGTCTCCGTAGCCGACTCTCTGGCCGCCTAG
- a CDS encoding CPBP family intramembrane glutamic endopeptidase: MIESLLTLVLALFVGGLAVLAQVARKSRQAAITLAVVLLAASLVVLLLGTFVGLGLLAQVSGGGSFTGGERAAYSVALVVVVFSGLLGIAICVPLFRRILGQNLRREFWGDPVIAFSLWVGLLVLVNNVVSFLIFTVESDISSLFSGVEISPVTVLSSQLPFVIIAAMGVGVFIRRNLRETLERLGYKRINIKQFGIVLGFIVVALGASFGTDSLFRVLQPDLYQRVGEISDNLFNPTGLTLGSAVLLALLVGIGAGLGEETLFRGALQPVFGIVVTSLLFASMHIQYGPSLLLVYILVLSVGLGLIRKHINTTASFLAHAGYNAATVMIGYFFS; the protein is encoded by the coding sequence TTGATCGAATCACTCCTGACACTGGTGCTGGCTCTTTTCGTGGGTGGTCTTGCGGTGCTGGCTCAGGTGGCGCGCAAGAGCCGTCAGGCGGCGATTACGCTGGCGGTGGTTTTGCTTGCGGCCTCGCTCGTCGTGCTTCTGCTCGGTACCTTCGTCGGGCTCGGGCTTCTGGCTCAGGTTTCGGGCGGCGGTTCGTTTACAGGCGGCGAGCGGGCGGCCTACTCGGTCGCGCTTGTCGTAGTCGTGTTCTCCGGGTTGCTCGGCATCGCAATCTGCGTCCCGCTTTTCAGGCGCATCCTGGGCCAGAACCTCCGGCGGGAGTTCTGGGGGGACCCGGTAATAGCCTTCTCGCTGTGGGTGGGCCTCCTTGTTCTGGTAAACAACGTGGTGAGCTTTTTGATCTTCACCGTCGAGTCGGATATCTCCTCGCTGTTCTCGGGGGTCGAGATCTCCCCGGTTACGGTGCTCAGCAGCCAGCTGCCGTTCGTGATCATCGCCGCGATGGGCGTCGGGGTCTTTATCCGGCGCAACCTGCGCGAGACGCTTGAAAGGCTCGGCTACAAGCGCATCAACATAAAGCAGTTCGGGATAGTCCTCGGGTTTATAGTCGTTGCGCTCGGCGCGTCCTTCGGGACGGATTCGCTTTTCCGGGTGCTGCAGCCGGACCTCTACCAGAGGGTCGGGGAGATCTCCGACAACCTCTTCAACCCGACGGGCCTGACGCTCGGCTCCGCCGTTCTGCTCGCCCTGCTCGTGGGCATCGGGGCCGGGCTCGGGGAGGAGACGCTCTTTCGCGGCGCGCTGCAGCCGGTCTTCGGCATCGTTGTGACCTCGCTGCTCTTCGCCTCCATGCACATCCAGTACGGGCCGTCGCTCCTGCTCGTATACATCTTAGTGCTCTCCGTCGGCCTCGGGTTGATCAGGAAACACATCAACACCACCGCAAGCTTTCTTGCGCACGCCGGATACAACGCGGCGACGGTCATGATCGGCTACTTCTTCAGTTAG
- a CDS encoding NAD(P)/FAD-dependent oxidoreductase, translated as MSPSCVVIGAGISGLLAARELTDAGWSVIVVDKGRGVGGRMATRRVGGGNFDHGAQFFTARSDLFDGLVRGWLEAGAAAEWSRGFAGPDGERPADGHPRYRGAEGMTSVPKYLAEGLDDVRTGERVLEVARSGSGWRIGCESGLSVESDALVVSPPAPQAAELTAGVVSGHIREQLAKISYAPCFSVMLLLYEPVKLPEPGGVQVKGEVLDFIADNRIKGISERPAITIHAGPDWSRDHLEDDQDRVVATLTAAAGDFLGVDLASRTRETSVIRWLYSMVTGNYPERFLVGSNEPPLVFCGDGFGEAKVEGAALSGFAAAAWLKSRTVA; from the coding sequence GTGTCCCCTTCATGCGTCGTGATCGGGGCCGGTATCTCCGGCCTGCTCGCCGCCCGCGAGCTGACGGACGCGGGCTGGAGCGTAATCGTGGTGGACAAGGGACGCGGTGTGGGCGGAAGGATGGCGACCCGCCGTGTCGGGGGCGGGAACTTCGATCACGGCGCGCAGTTCTTCACCGCCCGGAGCGACCTTTTCGACGGTCTGGTGCGCGGCTGGCTCGAGGCCGGGGCCGCAGCCGAGTGGAGCCGGGGTTTCGCCGGGCCGGACGGCGAACGCCCCGCCGACGGGCACCCGCGCTACCGGGGCGCCGAGGGCATGACCTCCGTTCCGAAATACCTGGCTGAGGGGCTTGACGACGTGCGCACCGGCGAGCGCGTCTTGGAGGTAGCACGCTCCGGCTCGGGCTGGAGGATCGGGTGTGAATCGGGGCTCTCCGTCGAGTCCGACGCGCTGGTCGTCTCACCGCCCGCCCCGCAGGCCGCGGAACTGACGGCGGGCGTTGTCTCGGGTCATATCCGGGAGCAGCTCGCGAAGATATCCTACGCGCCGTGCTTTTCGGTGATGCTGCTTCTCTATGAGCCGGTAAAGCTACCGGAGCCGGGCGGGGTTCAGGTAAAGGGCGAGGTGCTTGACTTTATCGCGGACAACCGGATAAAAGGCATCTCCGAGCGTCCGGCCATCACCATCCACGCCGGGCCGGACTGGAGCCGGGACCACCTCGAGGACGATCAGGACAGGGTCGTGGCGACGCTTACGGCGGCGGCGGGGGATTTCCTTGGCGTCGACCTCGCCTCCCGCACAAGAGAAACGTCCGTGATCCGGTGGCTCTACAGCATGGTTACGGGTAACTACCCGGAGCGGTTTCTTGTCGGGTCAAACGAACCGCCGCTGGTGTTCTGCGGGGACGGCTTCGGTGAGGCAAAGGTCGAGGGGGCCGCGCTCTCGGGCTTTGCGGCGGCGGCGTGGCTGAAGAGTCGCACCGTCGCGTAA
- a CDS encoding SDR family NAD(P)-dependent oxidoreductase: protein MSENPVYVVLGATGGIGSELARRLAAKDARLVLGGRDEDKLDDLAGQTGGVPFRLDATEQEEVNAAFEKAQSEFGRIDGAVNCVGSFILKPAHQTSEDELSRTMSLNLNTAFNTVRAAAKNIKEGGSVVLMSSVAGRVGLANHEAVAAAKAAVIGLTLSAAATYLPRGLRFNAVAPGLVQTGMTEKITASDASRQASTELHPLGRLGDPQDIAPAIEYLLDPGNTWVSGQIIGVDGGLSTLRPMPRRAVRG from the coding sequence ATGAGTGAAAACCCGGTTTACGTCGTGCTCGGGGCCACGGGCGGCATAGGCTCGGAGCTTGCCCGGCGGCTGGCGGCGAAGGACGCGAGGCTCGTTCTCGGCGGACGCGACGAGGACAAGCTCGACGACCTCGCAGGCCAGACGGGGGGCGTACCCTTCAGGCTCGACGCAACAGAGCAGGAGGAGGTAAACGCTGCTTTTGAAAAAGCACAGTCCGAGTTCGGGCGGATAGACGGAGCGGTCAACTGCGTCGGTTCGTTTATCCTGAAGCCCGCGCACCAGACAAGCGAGGACGAGCTTTCCAGAACGATGAGCCTCAACCTCAACACCGCGTTCAACACCGTCCGGGCGGCGGCGAAGAACATAAAGGAAGGCGGCTCGGTGGTCCTTATGTCATCGGTGGCGGGCAGGGTCGGGCTCGCCAACCACGAGGCGGTTGCGGCTGCAAAGGCGGCGGTTATCGGGCTGACGCTCTCGGCGGCGGCGACGTACCTGCCACGCGGCCTGCGGTTCAACGCCGTCGCCCCGGGGCTGGTGCAGACCGGGATGACGGAGAAGATCACCGCGAGCGACGCTTCCCGGCAGGCCTCCACCGAGCTGCACCCGCTGGGCCGACTCGGAGACCCGCAGGATATCGCTCCGGCCATCGAGTACCTGCTCGACCCCGGGAACACGTGGGTTTCGGGGCAGATCATCGGCGTTGACGGCGGCCTCTCGACGCTGCGCCCGATGCCCCGTCGCGCCGTGAGGGGCTAG
- a CDS encoding histone deacetylase has product MKVFYSDRFVLPLPEGHRFPMAKYRMLRERVEAAGICAGGDLREPRALTDEELLLVHTEGYIESLVSGSIPDKAARRIGFPWSPEMVERCRRTCGGTLGGALVAIEEARRSGWGVAANLAGGTHHAFAHRGEGFCVFNDSALAAKLLQRNGHAERVVVIDTDVHQGNGTAAILEGDSSVFTFSIHGAKNFPFNKERSDLDIPLDDGTGDDEYLESLAWGLDKSLAAIDADVAIFLAGADPFEGDRLGRMSVTREGLAGRDRLVLDALKERAIPTVITMAGGYARQVSETVDIHFETVRYAASLHEGSGQKSQASDRKEDSR; this is encoded by the coding sequence ATGAAGGTCTTCTACAGCGACCGCTTCGTCCTGCCGCTGCCGGAGGGACACCGCTTCCCGATGGCGAAATACCGGATGCTCCGGGAGCGTGTTGAGGCGGCGGGCATCTGCGCCGGAGGAGACCTCAGAGAACCCCGCGCCCTGACCGACGAAGAACTGCTTCTTGTGCACACCGAAGGCTACATCGAGAGCCTCGTGAGCGGGAGCATCCCGGACAAGGCGGCCCGGCGCATCGGCTTTCCATGGTCGCCGGAGATGGTCGAGCGATGCCGCAGAACCTGCGGCGGGACGCTCGGGGGGGCGCTTGTGGCGATAGAGGAGGCCCGGAGGTCCGGCTGGGGCGTGGCCGCAAACCTTGCGGGCGGCACCCACCACGCCTTTGCGCACCGGGGCGAGGGTTTCTGCGTCTTCAACGACTCGGCCCTTGCGGCGAAGCTGCTGCAGAGAAACGGTCACGCCGAGCGGGTGGTCGTTATAGACACCGACGTCCATCAGGGGAACGGTACGGCGGCCATTCTGGAGGGCGACAGCTCGGTGTTCACGTTCTCCATCCACGGGGCGAAGAACTTCCCGTTCAACAAGGAGCGCAGCGACCTCGACATACCGCTCGACGACGGTACGGGCGACGATGAGTACCTTGAGTCGCTCGCCTGGGGGCTCGACAAATCCCTTGCCGCCATAGACGCCGACGTAGCGATATTCCTCGCCGGGGCCGACCCGTTCGAAGGCGACCGCCTCGGCAGGATGTCCGTGACTCGGGAGGGGCTTGCAGGGCGCGACCGGCTGGTGCTGGACGCGCTGAAGGAGCGCGCCATACCGACCGTCATCACGATGGCCGGCGGCTACGCCCGGCAGGTCTCGGAGACGGTGGACATACACTTCGAGACCGTTCGATACGCGGCCTCACTCCATGAAGGATCAGGACAGAAATCACAGGCTTCTGACAGAAAAGAGGATTCCAGATGA
- a CDS encoding DUF72 domain-containing protein, translated as MSDGDQQRMFLEEPGEVSPPKPGLYLGTSGWSYADWEGTVYTPKLPAGARLSEYVGRGGFAAVEIDSTFYGTPRPRTVSKWREVAPGGFRFAAKFPQEITHEKQLVGCRAAADYFVATMSELGDKLGPLLIQLPPYFDAANRENLEAFLDELPEGPRYAVEVRHKSWTEPDALGSLTDLLTERNVALTLVDYPSMPRLEVATADFLYIRWLGDRREFPDNHTAPKRDRSDDLRWWSNLTRNFLEERNGRGEVFAFANNHYQNHSPSTVQQFLELYRGVEG; from the coding sequence ATGAGCGATGGAGATCAGCAACGCATGTTCCTTGAAGAACCGGGTGAGGTCTCACCGCCCAAACCGGGCCTCTACCTGGGTACCTCCGGCTGGTCCTACGCCGACTGGGAGGGGACGGTCTACACCCCGAAGCTACCCGCCGGGGCACGGCTCTCGGAGTACGTCGGACGCGGGGGTTTCGCTGCGGTGGAGATAGATTCGACCTTCTACGGAACCCCGAGACCCCGGACGGTCAGCAAGTGGCGCGAGGTCGCACCGGGGGGCTTCCGCTTCGCAGCGAAGTTCCCGCAGGAGATCACCCACGAAAAACAGCTCGTCGGGTGCCGGGCCGCCGCCGACTACTTTGTCGCCACCATGTCCGAACTCGGCGACAAACTCGGCCCGCTCCTTATCCAGCTCCCACCCTACTTCGACGCCGCGAACCGCGAAAACCTCGAAGCCTTTCTCGACGAACTCCCCGAAGGCCCGCGCTACGCCGTTGAAGTACGTCACAAGAGCTGGACAGAGCCGGACGCCCTCGGCAGCCTGACCGACCTCCTCACCGAGCGCAACGTCGCCCTCACCCTCGTCGACTACCCCTCGATGCCCCGGCTGGAAGTCGCGACCGCAGACTTCCTCTACATCCGCTGGCTCGGAGACCGCCGCGAGTTCCCGGACAACCACACCGCCCCGAAACGCGACCGCTCCGACGACCTGAGGTGGTGGTCGAACCTGACGCGTAACTTCCTTGAAGAACGCAACGGGCGCGGCGAGGTCTTTGCTTTTGCCAACAACCACTACCAGAACCACAGCCCGTCTACGGTTCAACAGTTTCTGGAGCTTTATCGCGGGGTGGAGGGTTGA
- a CDS encoding sugar phosphate isomerase/epimerase family protein, translated as MDRIFTWASASGFDGVEVMMDNRWDTHQEDYLAELVGRHDIPILALHPPIYRGAWRLPKDETLVRAAKLAAGLGIPTVVAHPPGPEKSERWCEGPLREARETGVAVAVENMPRSEPEGWRRYLVGPGGSYLPEHLDGFEEITLDTSHVAASRLDLMGFYSRVASRLRHVHLSDSDLTGGDQHRLPGRGRLPLKPLLGALAADRFSGTVSLELKPFQAGAPHPEKVLQRMGEALEYARSGLDEPYRPSETPPEKRLSEKPDS; from the coding sequence TTGGACCGGATCTTCACCTGGGCTTCAGCTTCGGGGTTCGACGGGGTGGAGGTGATGATGGACAACCGCTGGGACACGCACCAGGAGGATTACCTCGCGGAGCTTGTCGGGCGGCACGACATCCCCATTCTTGCGCTGCATCCGCCGATCTACCGGGGCGCATGGCGATTGCCGAAGGACGAGACGCTTGTTCGAGCGGCAAAGCTCGCCGCCGGGCTCGGAATCCCGACGGTCGTGGCGCATCCGCCGGGGCCGGAGAAGTCGGAGAGGTGGTGCGAAGGACCGCTCCGGGAGGCGCGGGAGACGGGCGTTGCGGTAGCGGTAGAGAACATGCCCAGGTCGGAGCCGGAGGGCTGGCGCAGGTATCTGGTCGGGCCGGGCGGTTCGTACCTGCCGGAACACCTCGACGGGTTCGAGGAGATCACGCTCGACACCAGCCACGTCGCGGCGAGCAGGCTGGACCTGATGGGCTTCTACTCCCGGGTGGCGTCCCGGCTCCGGCACGTGCATCTTTCGGACTCGGACCTCACCGGCGGGGACCAGCACCGGCTGCCGGGGAGGGGACGGCTCCCCTTGAAGCCGCTGCTCGGCGCGCTTGCCGCAGACCGGTTCTCCGGGACGGTCAGCCTTGAACTGAAGCCGTTTCAGGCCGGTGCGCCGCACCCGGAGAAAGTACTGCAGCGCATGGGGGAGGCCCTTGAGTACGCAAGAAGCGGCCTCGACGAGCCGTACAGACCGTCTGAAACTCCCCCCGAAAAAAGATTATCCGAAAAGCCGGATTCCTGA